In Gracilibacillus salitolerans, the sequence GAAAGTTTTGGTCCAATGAGTGCTCGAGAGTTACCAGCAAGAAATCAATGGCCTAATTTGCCCGAAGAAATCTCTTGTCGTGAAGATTTTAAACGTTGGATTGACGGCTATGATACAGCGATAAGACATGTGGACGACCATGTAGGTCAACTTCTTCAAGCATTAGAAGAGGAAGGAATATTAGAAGAAACAACGATTATTATATCTGCAGACCATGGTGAGAACCAAGGTGAGTTAAATATATACGGAGATCATCAGACAGCCGATCATATTACAAGTCGTGTCCCATTAATCATGGCTGGTCCAGATATAAAACACGGACATATAGATGAAGAATTCCATTATCAAATTGACCTAGGTCCAACATTAGTTGAATTAGTTGGGGCAGAACCACGTGAAAGATGGGATGGAACAAGTTTTCTCCCTACCATTACAAAAGGAGAAGCAGCAGGTCGTGACTATTTAGTAGTTAGTCAAGCTGCATGGAGTTGCCAAAGAGGTGTTCTTTATGATAACTGGATGTTAATTCGAACCTATCATGATGGGTTAAAGGATTTTCCTGATTTAATGTTATTTGATATTGAAAACGATCCACATGAGACAACCAATTTAGTAGAGAAAAAGCCAGAAGTTGTAGCAAAGGGTCTAAGATTATTGGATGAATGGGTGGCCGAACAAATGATTACATCGGATTCTCCAACAGATCCAATGTGGAACGTTATTCAAGAAGGTGGCCCGTTCCATACAAGAGGTAATTTTAACAATTATGTAAAAAAGTTAAGAAATGAAGGTCGAGAAGATGCCGCAGAAATACTAGCAAAACGTCATCAAAAATTTCAAAAAATCTATAAGAAACGTAATTAAGGAGCATTTTTTGCTGGGAAGTCATTTTAAGGAGACAAAATTGGCATGAACTTCGACATCTTATAGAGAAAGGAAAGTGAAAAATGCAATTGAAAGTGATGAGCTTTAATATAAGAGTAGATATTCCAGAGGATGGAATGAATGCATGGGAGTATAGAAAAGTGATGGTTTCCAATATTATAGAAAACCACCATCCTTATGTTTTCGGTATTCAAGAAGGATTGCTAAGCATGATCAAAGATTTAGAAACCAATTTGCCGGAATATCGGTGGATTGGTGATGGCAGAAGAGGTGGTAACGATGATGAATATTGTGCTATCTTCTATGATCATCAAAAGCTAGAATGTATAGATAAAGGACAGTTTTGGTTATCAGATACACCTGAGATACCAAATAGTATCAGTTGGGAAAGCGACTTTCCAAGAATATGCACTTGGGGACATTTTCGTAGTAAACATGACACTGATAGGGAGTTTATTATCTATAATACACATCTTGATCATATCAGCCAATTAGCTAGAGAAAATGGAACCGCTTTAATTTTAGAAAGGGTTCAAAAGCATACGGAAGATTACCAGGTTCCTATTATTTTGACTGGGGATTTGAATAGTGAACCAGATAATTTAGTCATTCGTTTTCTACGTGGAGAGGAAACCATCCAGGAGTTGACTGCTAATTTAAAAGATACATTCAAAGTAGTGAATTGTAAACCAGGTCAGACCTTCCACGATTTTTCAGGGGGGATAAATGGGGAGCCGATTGATTATATTTTTTGCACACCAGAATGTAAGGTGTTAAGTGCAGTTGTTGATAGAAGTAAAATCAATGGAAACTACGCTTCTGATCATTACCCTATTATTGTAACCCTAGAACTTTAGAAATATATGAAGTGAAAAATAAATAGTGAATCATTTTAATAGGAGGAATCATAATGCGAGTACTATTATTAGATTTAGACTCTACAAGACCAGATCACTTAGGTTGTTATGGATATCATCGAAACACAACGCCAAATATAGACCGTGTTGCAAATGAGGGAGTTCGCTTTACAAATTATTACACAACAGATGCTCCGTGTGCTCCTTCAAGAAATGCATTTATGACAGGTCAATTTGGTATTCATACAGGTAATATTGGACATGGTGGCACAGCAGGAGATATGCGAAACGAGGGACCAAGCCGTGAATTCCATGATCAGTTAAAGACGGATAGTTTCCCAAGTATTTTCCGTCAAGAAGGAATGAAAACTGCTTTAATAAGTCCGTTTGCTGAAAGACATTCATCATGGCAATTTTATGCTGGTTTTAATGAAATATACAACACAGGGAAAACGGGAGATGAATCAGCAGAAGAAGTGACGCCGACGGTATTAGATTGGATACAACGTAATGGACAAAAAGATGATTGGTTTTTATATGTGAACTATTGGGATCCGCATACACCATATCGAGCACCAGAAAGTTACGGAGATCCGTTTAAGGATGAACCTTTGCCAGAATGGATTACAGATGATGTCCTCCAAGAGCATATGCAAAGTATTGGACCGCATTCTGCAAGAGAAATCAATATGTATGATAACAATACAAACCCAAAATTCCCACGACACCCTGGTGAAATAACAGACAGAGAAGAGTTGAGAAGAGTGATTGATGGGTATGATACAGGTCTTCGATTTATGGATGACAATATTGGCATGATATTTGCAGAGATGGAAAAGCAGGGACTCATGGAAGATACTGTTATCATCGTAACGGCCGATCATGGAGAAAATTTAGGGGAATTAGGCATTTATGCGGAACATGGTACTGCCGATCAAATGACATGTCGAATCCCAATGATTGTTCGTTGGCCAGGTATGAAAGAGGGACATGTCGACCATGATTTGCATTACCATTTAGATTTTGCCCCAACCGTAGCTGAATTATTAAACCAGAAGCCTAAAGAAAGTTGGGATGGAGAAAGCTATGCGCCGGTACTGTTAAAAGGAGAAAGTTGTGGTAGAGATTATTTAGTTGTTTCTCAAAATGCACATGTATGTCAACGTAGTGTAAGGTTTAGTGATTGGTTGTATATTCGAACTTATCACGATGGATTTCATCTTTTTGACAAAGAAATGTTATTCAATCTTAAAGAAGATCCACATGAACAACATAATGTTGCGAAACATCATCGGGATATTTGTATGCAAGCAGTATATTATTTAAATGAATGGCATGATGATATGATGATGACGATGGATCATGATGTTGATCCGATGTGGACGGTGATACAAGAAGGTGGACCATATCATGCACAAATAAAGGATCTAAAACGATATTTAGACCATTTGAAGAAGACAGGAAGAG encodes:
- a CDS encoding sulfatase family protein; this translates as MKILYIDIDSLRPDHLGVYGYHRNTSPNIDRIAKKGVTFTNYYASDAPCAPSRNAMFSSRFGIHTGSINHGGLDADVRPIGADRPFNHHHTPYQAWVEDLRFKGHHTAMISPFPGRHAKWNVLEGFLEMHDTGKHAGETAGDVAKEALKWIKGRGTEKEDWFLYLNFWDPHTPYRTPAEYGNPFEHSPAADWLTDDIIAKQRESFGPMSARELPARNQWPNLPEEISCREDFKRWIDGYDTAIRHVDDHVGQLLQALEEEGILEETTIIISADHGENQGELNIYGDHQTADHITSRVPLIMAGPDIKHGHIDEEFHYQIDLGPTLVELVGAEPRERWDGTSFLPTITKGEAAGRDYLVVSQAAWSCQRGVLYDNWMLIRTYHDGLKDFPDLMLFDIENDPHETTNLVEKKPEVVAKGLRLLDEWVAEQMITSDSPTDPMWNVIQEGGPFHTRGNFNNYVKKLRNEGREDAAEILAKRHQKFQKIYKKRN
- a CDS encoding endonuclease/exonuclease/phosphatase family protein, encoding MQLKVMSFNIRVDIPEDGMNAWEYRKVMVSNIIENHHPYVFGIQEGLLSMIKDLETNLPEYRWIGDGRRGGNDDEYCAIFYDHQKLECIDKGQFWLSDTPEIPNSISWESDFPRICTWGHFRSKHDTDREFIIYNTHLDHISQLARENGTALILERVQKHTEDYQVPIILTGDLNSEPDNLVIRFLRGEETIQELTANLKDTFKVVNCKPGQTFHDFSGGINGEPIDYIFCTPECKVLSAVVDRSKINGNYASDHYPIIVTLEL
- a CDS encoding sulfatase family protein, which codes for MRVLLLDLDSTRPDHLGCYGYHRNTTPNIDRVANEGVRFTNYYTTDAPCAPSRNAFMTGQFGIHTGNIGHGGTAGDMRNEGPSREFHDQLKTDSFPSIFRQEGMKTALISPFAERHSSWQFYAGFNEIYNTGKTGDESAEEVTPTVLDWIQRNGQKDDWFLYVNYWDPHTPYRAPESYGDPFKDEPLPEWITDDVLQEHMQSIGPHSAREINMYDNNTNPKFPRHPGEITDREELRRVIDGYDTGLRFMDDNIGMIFAEMEKQGLMEDTVIIVTADHGENLGELGIYAEHGTADQMTCRIPMIVRWPGMKEGHVDHDLHYHLDFAPTVAELLNQKPKESWDGESYAPVLLKGESCGRDYLVVSQNAHVCQRSVRFSDWLYIRTYHDGFHLFDKEMLFNLKEDPHEQHNVAKHHRDICMQAVYYLNEWHDDMMMTMDHDVDPMWTVIQEGGPYHAQIKDLKRYLDHLKKTGREEGAQALMKKYAKELNM